Genomic DNA from Thermopolyspora flexuosa:
ACGCCGCCGGCGTCGTCCGGCACCGTGTCGACCGGGACCGCGGCGAGCGGCGCGTCGTCGGCCACCCCGGCCACGGGCCTCCCGCAGCAGCCACAGCCGGCCACGACGTCCACCGGCACGTCCACCACGGCGACCTCCGGCGGTGCCCTGCCGCCGCCACCGCCGAGCACCTCGACGACCGTGCCCCCGAAGTCCGGCACCTACTCCGGGTACGGCGGCGCGCACGCGGCCCCCTCGGCCACCACGTCGGCCCCGATCCCGGCGCTGCCCGCGCCGGTGCCGACCTCGACCACGGTCACCTCGTCGCACACGTACGACCCGCTCACCGGCGGCACGACCACGCAGTCGGGCGGCGCGCACGCGGCGCCCGCCTCCCCGGCCGCCACCTCGGGCGAGTACACCGGAGCCCACGCCGCCCCGCAGCCCACGCCGATCCACGGGCCGAACACCTCGCCGCACGGCACCCCGGCCCCCGCCACCGGCTCCGGGCAGGCGAGCGGGATCACCACGCTCGCCGAGGCGGTGCAGGCGGCCCACAAGGAGGGCCACGAGTTCGGCGAGTCGGTCGCGAAGGACGCCCCGGCGCTCTGGCTGGAGGCCGTGCTCGCCCGCAAGCCGCGCATGCCCTCGGACCTGGAGGCCCGGCTGCTGCAGGGCTCGGCCCTGCCGATCGACTTCCTCCTCCACGACGAGGTACGGCACGCGCTGCGCCGCGGCTTCTGGGACGCGTTGGAACGCGCCCGCCGCTAGCCGCCGCGCACGGGCGGCCGGCCGGAATCCGGGCCGAACCCCGGCGGGCGCCCGCCACGGCCCGCGCCCCCGCCGAGGCGCCCGCGCGCCCACGGCGGCCGTCGCCGCCCGGCCGGCCGTACCGAGGTCAGCCGCTGAACGCGTCGAAACCGGCGCGCAGGTCGCCGACCCGCTTGCCGAGGTCGCGGAGCGCGGTGGCGAGGGCGGGGTCGGGGGACGGGCCCGCCGCCTCGCGTACCCGGGCCAGCTCCTCCTCCACCGCGAACAGCCTGCGGGACAGCTCGGCGAGCACCGCGCCCTGGTCGCCCGGGGGCAGCTCGGCGGTGAGCCGTTCCCGCAGCAGCGCGGCCTGCTCGGCGAGCCGCCGGTTCATGTTGTACAGCTCGACGAAGACCGACACCTTGGCGCGCAGCACCCACGGGTCGAACGGCTTGGTGAGGTAGTCGACCGCGCCCGCGGCGTACCCGCGGAAGGCGAAGTCGGGGGCGCTGTCCACCACGGTGAGGAAGATGATCGGGATGTTGCGGGTGCGCTCCCGCCGCTTGATGTGCGCCGCGGTCTCGAAGCCGTCCATGCCCGGCATGCGCACGTCCAGCAGGATCAGCGCGAAGTCGGTGTTGAGCAGCGCCTTGAGCGCCTCCTCCCCGGACCTCGCCCGCACCGGGACGATGTCGAGCGAGCTGAGGATGGCCTCCAGCGCGATCAGGTTCTCCTCACGGTCGTCGACGAGCAGGATCTTGGCGCGGTCGGGCATCGGTCACGAACCTTCCAGGGAGCCGGACGATCCCTCGCCCCGCCTCCGCAGCAGCCAGCCGCGGAGCCGTTCGAGGAGACGGTCGACGTCGACGGGCTTGGGCACGTAGTCGGAGGCCCCGGATGCGATGCTCTTCTCCCGGTCGCCGCGCATCACCTTCGCGGTGAGGGCGATGATGGGGAGGTCGGCGAACTGCGGCATCCGGCGGATGGCCGAGGTGGTCGCCCACCCGTCCATCTCGGGCATCATGATGTCCATCAGCACCAGGGCCACGTCGTCGTGGCGGCCCAGCTGCTCGATCCCCTCCCGCCCGTTCTCGGCGTAGACGACGGTGGCGCCGTGCCGCTCGAGCACGCTGGTGAGCGCGAACACGTTCCGGATGTCGTCGTCCACGATGAGGATCTTCGCCCCGTTGAGCGGGTCCTCCCCGGTCCACTCCCGGCCGTCGGGCAGGTCCTCGGCGACCCGCGGCACCGGCGGGTCCGCGGGGAGCGGGATCTCCGGCGGCACGACGTCGGTCCCGGCCGCCTGCGCCTCGCCGGTGCGCTCCCGCACCGCCTGCTGCGCCGCCCGGGACGCGCCGGTGGCGACCCCGCCGTCCTCGGCGGTGAGCGGGCCGCTGTACCGCGCCGGCATGTAGAGGGTGAACGTGCTGCCCGCGCCGGGCTCGCTCACCACGTGGATCTCGCCGCCGAGCAGCCGGGCGATCTCCCGGCAGATCGACAGGCCGAGCCCGGTCCCGCCGTACTTGCGGCTCGTGGTGCCGTCGGCCTGCCGGAACGCCTCGAAGATCACGTCCAGCTTGTCGGCGGCGATGCCGATGCCGGTGTCGATCACCGCGAAGGAGAGCACGTCCTCGGCCCGGCGCAGCGACTCGTCGACGAACGGCGTGTCCGCCGGGGCGCGGCCGATGCGCAGCCGTACCGAGCCGGACGGGGTGAACTTGACCGCGTTCGACAGCAGGTTGCGCAGCACCTGCTGCAGCCGCTGCTCGTCGGTGTACAGCTCGCGCGGCACGTCGTCGTCGACCTCGACGGCGAAGTCGAGGCCCTTGTCCTGGGCGAGCGGGCCGAAGGTGGCGTCCACGTACTCGACGAGCTTGTCCAGGCCGAGCTGCTGCGGGTGGATGTCCATCCGCCCGGCCTCGACCTTGGACACGTCGAGGATGTCGTTGATCAGCTGGAGCAGCGCGGAACCCGCGCCGTGGATCGTCCTGGCGAACTCCACCTGCTGCGGGGTGAGGTTGCCGTCCGGGTTCTCGCTGAGCAGCTTGGCGAGCACGAGCAGGCTGTTGAGCGGGGTGCGCAGCTCGTGCGACATGTTCGCCAGGAACTCGGACTTGTACCGCGAGGAGACCGCGAGCTGCTCGGCCCGCTCCTCCAGGGTGCGCCGGGCCTGCTCGATCTGGAAGTTCTGGATCTCGATCGCCCGGTTCTGCTTGGCGAGCTGCGCGGCCTTGATCTCCAGCTCGGCGTTCGACCGGCGCAGCTCCTCCTGCTGGCGCTGCAGCTCGTCGGAGCGTTCCTGCAGCTCGGTGGCGAGCCGCTGGGACTCCTTGAGCAGCGCCTCGGTACGCGAGTTCGCGATGATCGTGTTGATCGTGACGCCGATCGTCTCGCCGAGCTGGGTGAGGAAGTCGAGCTGGATCTCGCTGAACCGGTTGAGGGTGGCGAGCTCGAGCACGCCGAGCACCTGGTTCTCGAACTGGATCGGCAGCACCACGATCTGCGCCGGCCCGGCCTCGCTCAGCCCGCTGCGGATGGTGAGCCGGTCGGCGGGCACGTTCTCCAGCAGGATCTGCTTGCCCTCGAGCGCCGCCTGGCCGACCACGCCCTCGCCCTTGGCGAACCGCTCGCGCACCCCCGGAATGCCGGGCTGCACGCCGTACCCGGCGATGAGCTTCAGGTGGCCCTCGTCCTCCGGGTCGGCGAGGTAGCAGGCGCCGTAGCTCGCCGCGACGAGCGGGGTCAGCTCGCTCATGATCAGGCGGCTCACCTCGACGAGGTCGCGGTGGCCCTGCATGAGCCGGGAGATGCGGGCGAGGTTGGTCTTGAGCCAGTCCTGCTCCTGGTTCGCCCGGGTGGTCTCGCGCAGGTTCGCGACCATCGTGTTGATGTTGAGCTTGAGCTCGGCGAGCTCGCCCGGCGCGTCCACGGTGATCGACCGGGTGAGGTCGCCGCGGGCGACCGCGCTGGTCACCGCGGCGATCGCGCGCACCTGGGTGGTGAGGTTGCGGGCGAGCTCGTTCACGCTCTCGGTGAGCCGCTTCCAGGTGCCCTCGACGCCCTCGACCCGGGCCTGGCCGCCGAGCTTGCCCTCCGAGCCCACCTCGCGGGCGACCCGGGTCACCTCGTCGGCGAACATCTGCAGCTGGTCGACCATCCGGTTGATCGTCGTCTTCACCACGAGCATCTCGCCCTGGGCGTCGACGTCGATCTTCTTGGTGAGGTCGCCGTTCGCGACCGCCGTGGTCACCTCGCCGATGTTCCGCACCTGGTACGTCAGGTTGGTGGCCATCGAGTTGACCGCGTCGGTGAGGTCCTTCCAGATGCCGGACACGCCGGTCACCCGGGCCTGGCCGCCGAGCCGCCCCTCGGTGCCGACCTCGCGGGCGACCCGGGTCACCTCGTCGGCGAACATCGACAGCTGGTCCACCATCGTGTTGACGGTGTCCTTGAGCTGGAGGATCTCGCCCTGCGCGTCGACGGTGATCTTCTTCGACAGGTTGCCCTGCACCACCGCGTGGGCCACGGCGGAGATCTGCCTCACCTGGGCGGTGAGGTTGTTCGCCATGTAGTTGACGTTGTCGGTGAGGTCCTTCCAGACCCCGGACACGCCGTGCACCTGGGCCTGGCCGCCGAGCCGTCCCTCGGTGCCGACCTCGCGGGCCACCCGGGACACCTCCGAGGCGAAGCTGGCGAGCTGGTCGACCATCGTGTTCATGGTGCTCTTCAGCTCGAGCACCTCGCCCTGGGCGTCGACGTCGATCTTCTTGGTGAGGTCGCCGCTCGCCACCGCCTTCGTCACCTGGGCGATGTTCCGCACCTGGTACGTCAGGTTGGTGGCCATCGAGTTGACGTTGTCGGTGAGGTCCTTCCACACCCCCGACACGCCCTTCACCTCGGCCCGGCCGCCGAGCCGCCCCTCGGTGCCGACCTCGCGGGCGACCCTGGTGACCTCGTCGGCGAAGAGCGAGAGCCGGTCGACCATCGTGTTGAGGGTCTCCTTCAGCTCGAGCACCTCGCCCTGCGCCTCCGCGGTGATCTTCTTCGACAGGTCGCCCTGCGCCACCGCGGTCGCCACGTCCGCGATCGCCCGCACCTGGGTGGTGAGGTTGCCGGCCATCACGTTGACGCTCTCGGTGAGGTCCTTCCAGACGCCGGACACCCCGCGGATCCGGGCCTGGCCGCCGAGCCGTCCCTCGGTGCCGACCTCCCGGGCCACCCGGGTGACCTCCTCGGCGAACTGGGAGAGCGTGTCCACCATCTGGTTGACGGTGTTCTTCAGCTCGAACATCTCGCCGACCGCGTCGACCTGCACCTTGCGCGACAGGTCGCCCTTGGCCACCGCGGTGGTGACGAGCGCGATGTCGCGGACCTGGGCGGAGACCCGGCTCGACATCGTGTTCACCGCCTCGGTGAGGTCGCGCCAGCTGCCGGACAGGCCGCGCACGTTCGCCCGGCCGCCGAGCTGCCCCTCCGAGCCGACCTCGCGCGCCACCCGGGTCACCTCGGTGGTGAACAGGGCGAGCTGGTCGACCATGCCGTTCACGGTCTTGGCGAGCCGCCGTACCTCGCCGCGGGAGCGCCGGTCGACGTCGATGCGCCGCGACAGGTCGCCCTTGGCCACCGCGTCGATCACGTCGGCGGCGGCGGTCATCGGGCTGACCAGGCCGTCGATCAGCGAGTTCACCGCCTCGACGCTCTCCGACCAGGCGCCGCCGCCCGGGCTTGGGGTGAGCCGCGCGCCGAACCGCCCCTCCTTCACCACCTCGTTGCGCACCCGCTTCAGCTCGCTCGCCAGGTGCTCGCGGCGGTCGGCGACCTCGTTGAGCAGCAGCCGGATCTCGCTGAGGATCCCCGGGGGTGCGTACGGCACGCGGCGCCGGAAGTCGCCGTCCCGCCAGGCCATGAGCGTGTCCAGCAGGGGGCGCAGCTCGGACTCGGTGTAGACCCGTTCGGTCCGTTCGTCAGCGGCCGTGACAGCCGTCATCGGGGGCCTCCCTTTACCCTCACGGTACCCATCCGGGCGGCACTGCAGGCCAAGTGCCAGTCTGTCACGATGAGTGCCGTGCGGTCGCCGGTTGGTTGACAGCGAACGACCACAAAGTGTGGTAAGCACGAATCAGTGACCGTTACGACCCAGGCCGTCCTCGCCGCGTCCTTTCCTCCGGGCGAGGAGGCCGTTCCCGCCGCGACGCGGTTCACCCGCGAGGTGATGACCGCGTGGGCCGCCATGTCCATCTCCGGCGACGCCGAGCGCGTGATCGCCGAGCTGGTCGCGCAGGTGGCGGACGGGCCGTTCCAGGTGCGGTGGGTCCACGAGGGCGGCACGGTCCGCGCCGAGGTCGCCCAGCACGTCGCCGAGCACGGCGGGCCGTGGCGGGAGCCGGTCCACGGGGTGCGCGAGTGGGGCGTGCGGTCCGACGGCGAGCTGCGCACCCACTGGACGCGCCTCGAGCTGCCGGGCGGGGCCGCCCACCCGGAGGAGGAGATCGACGCCGGGTTCTCCCGGAGCCCGGACTGGCTCGGCTTCCTCGCCGACGCGAGCGACCTGCTCGCCGGCACGCTCGATCCGGACATGGTGCCCGCGATCATCGCCCAGATCGTGGTGCCCCGGATCGCCACCTGGTGCGCGGTGTACACGCCGGACCAGGAGGGCGGCCCGCTGCGCCTCGCCTACCTGTGGCACGCCGACGAGTCCGAGCTCGACGTGCTGCGCGCGCGCCTCGCCGAGGTGGAGGTCCCGGTCGGCGACGGCCCGGCCGCGTCGGTGCTGCCGCTGGAGGACTGGCAGGCGCTCGCCCTGCCGCTGTTCGCCCGGGGCCGCGGCCTCGGTGTGATGTGCCTCGGCCGCCGCGACCGCTTCCCCGAGGACCTCATGCTGCTCGCCGAGGACATCGCCCGGCGGGCCGCGCTCGCGGTGGACAACGCGCGCCTCTACCACCAGCAGGCGGTGGCGAACCGGGCGCTGCAGCGCAGCCTGCTGCCGCCGGACCTCCCGGACGTGCCCGGCCTCGACTACCACGTGGTGTACGAGCCCGCGGGGGAGAACAACGCGGTCGGCGGCGACTTCTACGACCTGTTCCCCGGTCCGGGGGAGAACACCTGGCGGTTCGCGATCGGCGACGTGTGCGGCACCGGCCCCGAGGCCGCCGCGGTGACCGGCCTCGCCCGGCACACGCTGCGGCTGCTCGCCCGCGAGGGGTACGGCGTGGCCGCCGTGGTCGGCCGGCTCAACCAGGCGATCCTCGAGGAGGGCGAGCGGGCCCGGTTCCTCACGTTGCTGCACGGCGAGATCACCGTCGGCGCGGACGGGCTCGACCTGCGCCTGGTGTCGGCCGGGCACCCGGAGGCGCTGCGGCTGCGCCCCGGCGGCGAGGTGGACGTGGTCGCCTCCCCGCAGTCGCTGCTCGGCGTGTTCGAGGAGGCCACGTTCGAGGCCGAGCAGGTACGGCTCGCGCCCGGCGAGGTGCTGCTCGGCGTCACCGACGGGGTGACCGAGCGGCGCAGCGGCGACCGGCTGCTCGACGACGACGGCGGCCTGGCCCGGCTGCTGTCCGAGTGCACCGGTCTGTCCGCCCGCGCGGTCGCCGAGCGCATCCGCCGTGCCGTTCAGGACTTCGCACCCGAGCCGAGCATGGACGACCTGGCGATCCTCGTGCTGCGCGCCCCCGGCCACGCCGCCTAGCCCGGCGGGCCGCGCCCGCGTCAGCCCAGGTGGCGGCGGGCGAACTCGAGCCGCACCTGCATCTGGCGGATGCGCTCCTCGACCACGAGGGTGCGGTGCCCGGCGTCGTAGCGGTACACCTCGACCGGGTGCGACCGGGCGGTGAGCGCCGCGACGTAGTCGTCGATCTGGCCGATCGGGCAGCGCGGGTCGTTCTCCCCGGCGAGCACGAGCAGCGGGGCCTGCACCGCGTCCACGTAGGTGATCGGCGAGCAGGCCCGGTAGCGCTCCGGCACCTCGTCGGGGGAGCCGCCGAGCAGCGCCCGGTGGCAGGCGCGCAGCCCCTCGGCCTCGTGCGCGTACGCGGCCGCGTGGTCGGCGATCGGCATCGCCGCGATCCCGGCCGCCCACACCTTGGGCTGGGTGCCGAGGCCGAGCAGGGTGAGGAAGCCGCCCCAGAAGGTCCCGGCGAGCACCAGCCGGTCGCGGTCGGCGATGCCGCGCGCCACCGCCCACTCGCGCACCGCGGTGACGTCGGCGAGCTCGATGTGGCCGACCTCCCCGTGCAGCGCGTCGCGCCACGCCGTGCCGTACCCGGTGGAGCCGCGGTGGTTCACCCGGATCACCGCGAACCCGTGGTCGACCCAGGCGGCCACCTCGGGGGAGAACGCGTCGACGTCCTGCACGGCCGGGCCGGAGTGGAGCAGGAACACGGTGGGGTACGGCGGCGGCCCGGACTGCGGCCGGGACACGAAGGCGTGGATCGGTCCGCCCGGCCCGTCCACGTCGATGTCCTCCAGCGGCACCGACGGCGGCGCGGTGGGCCCGGCCGGGTTGATCACCACCTGGCCCTGGCTGGACCGGATGAGCGGCGGGTGGGCGGCGCTCGACCACAGGTACTCGACGGTGCCGTCGAGGCGGGCGGCGGCCTCGTCGATCACCCCGTGCGGGGTGGGGATCGGCGACATGACGCCGCCGCCGAGGTCGTAGCGGAACAGCTCGGTGCGGCCCCGGTGGTTGCAGATGATGAGCAGGGCGCGCCCGTCGGGAAACCAGTCGGCCGTCACGTCCCCGGGGGACCGGATCCAGATCTCCCGCTGCTCGCCGGTGACCGGGTCCCACACCAGCGGCTCCTGCCGGCCGCGCCGCTCGTGCAGGCAGAGCAGCCGCCGGTCGCCGGGCACCGGGGCGAACCGCAGCCCGATGACGCCCTTGCCGGGGCCGTCGCACAGGTCGGCGACGTGCCGGCCGCTCGAGGTGAGCACCCGCAGCGAGGGATGCCGGGCGTCGCGGTCCTCGCTGTGGTTGATCGCGATGAGCGAGCCGTCGAGGGACATGTCGGCGACGTGCATCGCCTCGGTGTGCCGGTACAGCTCGACCGGCGGCTCGGTGGTTCCGGGGCGCACCAGCAGCACCTGGAAGCCGTCCTCGCGGGAGCTGCGGCCGATCGCCGCGGTGCCCGTCGCGGAGAGCGCGATGCCCGCCGGATGGCCGGGGGGAACGTCCGGGTGCACGACCTCGTCGGGGCCGCCGGTCCACGGCTGGCGCATCCACACGCCGCACTCGTCCCCGCCGTTGTCGGCGAACCACCAGATCCACTGGCCGGTGGGGTCGAGCACGCCGTACGCGGTGCCCTCGGGCCGCTCGGTGACCTGCCGGGTGGTGCCCATCACCCGGTCCCAGGCGTAGATCTCCCAGGTGCCGGAGGTGTTGCACCGGTACACCGCGCGGCTGGGGGCCTGCCGCGCCCAGCGGGGCAGGGTCATGCGGGGTGCACGGAACCTGGCCTGCCAGCGTTCCACGGCCTTCATCTGCGCACGCACCCTCCTCGACCGCGCCGACCATCGCCAGGTGCCGTCAAGTATCGCGTCTCCGCGGCGGAAACGTTCGCCAAATCGGCGGGTATTTCCCGCTAATCCGCGGTTCCGGACGCTGTGTCATGGCGGATGTGATAAAGGGTACCGCCCTAAATTCCCCGATTCGGTTTCCAAATAGTGATTCGGAACAATCCCGGCACGACACTCGGATCCGGCAGATCTCCGATCCGGCGCCGGAGCGCGGCCGGGTCGACGTGGTGGGCGCTGGGTCCCATGCGTACCATCGCCTCGACCGCGTCGTGGTCGAGGGTGAGCGAGATCTCCTCGGTTACCTCTGTAATTATTGTGAAAAATCGGGAAAGCGATGCCGCGAGCCTGCGCTCCTTCTCCTGGTCGACGCTGAGCAGCCCGAGCGCGTCGACGAGCCCGCCGAGATGGCCGGGGCCCGGGGTCACCACGAGCAGCGCGCCGCCGGGCGCGAGCACCCGGGCGAACTCCGGCCCGTTGCGCGGCGCGAACACGTTCGTCACCAGCGCGGCGCGGCCGTCCCGCACCGGCAGCGGGCGCCACACGTCGGCGACCACCGCGCCGATCCGCGGGTGCGCCCGCGCGGCCCGCCGGATCGCGTGCTTGGAGATGTCGAGCGCGATCCCGGCGGCGTCCGGCGCGAGCGCGTCGAGCACCCGGGCGAGCAGGTACCCGGTGCCCGCCCCGGCGTCCACGACGAGCCCGGGCGCGTCCCCGGCGAGCTCGGCGGCGAGGCCGGCGACCCGCGCGGCGAGCGGGGCGTAGTGCCCCGCGGCGAGGAAGCGCTCCCGGGCGGCGACCATCTCCGGCGTGTCGGCCGTGCCCGCGCCGCGCGACCCGGCGAGCAGGCTCACGTACCCCTGCCGGGCCACGTCGAAGGCGTGGCCGTTCGGGCAGCGCACGGTCCGCTCGGCGAGGCCGAGCCCGTCCCGGCAGACCGGGCAGGCGAGGTGGTCGATGACGTCCTGGAGCACACCCCCATCATCCCGCCGGGTACGGCCCGGC
This window encodes:
- a CDS encoding response regulator, with the protein product MPDRAKILLVDDREENLIALEAILSSLDIVPVRARSGEEALKALLNTDFALILLDVRMPGMDGFETAAHIKRRERTRNIPIIFLTVVDSAPDFAFRGYAAGAVDYLTKPFDPWVLRAKVSVFVELYNMNRRLAEQAALLRERLTAELPPGDQGAVLAELSRRLFAVEEELARVREAAGPSPDPALATALRDLGKRVGDLRAGFDAFSG
- a CDS encoding HAMP domain-containing protein; the encoded protein is MTAVTAADERTERVYTESELRPLLDTLMAWRDGDFRRRVPYAPPGILSEIRLLLNEVADRREHLASELKRVRNEVVKEGRFGARLTPSPGGGAWSESVEAVNSLIDGLVSPMTAAADVIDAVAKGDLSRRIDVDRRSRGEVRRLAKTVNGMVDQLALFTTEVTRVAREVGSEGQLGGRANVRGLSGSWRDLTEAVNTMSSRVSAQVRDIALVTTAVAKGDLSRKVQVDAVGEMFELKNTVNQMVDTLSQFAEEVTRVAREVGTEGRLGGQARIRGVSGVWKDLTESVNVMAGNLTTQVRAIADVATAVAQGDLSKKITAEAQGEVLELKETLNTMVDRLSLFADEVTRVAREVGTEGRLGGRAEVKGVSGVWKDLTDNVNSMATNLTYQVRNIAQVTKAVASGDLTKKIDVDAQGEVLELKSTMNTMVDQLASFASEVSRVAREVGTEGRLGGQAQVHGVSGVWKDLTDNVNYMANNLTAQVRQISAVAHAVVQGNLSKKITVDAQGEILQLKDTVNTMVDQLSMFADEVTRVAREVGTEGRLGGQARVTGVSGIWKDLTDAVNSMATNLTYQVRNIGEVTTAVANGDLTKKIDVDAQGEMLVVKTTINRMVDQLQMFADEVTRVAREVGSEGKLGGQARVEGVEGTWKRLTESVNELARNLTTQVRAIAAVTSAVARGDLTRSITVDAPGELAELKLNINTMVANLRETTRANQEQDWLKTNLARISRLMQGHRDLVEVSRLIMSELTPLVAASYGACYLADPEDEGHLKLIAGYGVQPGIPGVRERFAKGEGVVGQAALEGKQILLENVPADRLTIRSGLSEAGPAQIVVLPIQFENQVLGVLELATLNRFSEIQLDFLTQLGETIGVTINTIIANSRTEALLKESQRLATELQERSDELQRQQEELRRSNAELEIKAAQLAKQNRAIEIQNFQIEQARRTLEERAEQLAVSSRYKSEFLANMSHELRTPLNSLLVLAKLLSENPDGNLTPQQVEFARTIHGAGSALLQLINDILDVSKVEAGRMDIHPQQLGLDKLVEYVDATFGPLAQDKGLDFAVEVDDDVPRELYTDEQRLQQVLRNLLSNAVKFTPSGSVRLRIGRAPADTPFVDESLRRAEDVLSFAVIDTGIGIAADKLDVIFEAFRQADGTTSRKYGGTGLGLSICREIARLLGGEIHVVSEPGAGSTFTLYMPARYSGPLTAEDGGVATGASRAAQQAVRERTGEAQAAGTDVVPPEIPLPADPPVPRVAEDLPDGREWTGEDPLNGAKILIVDDDIRNVFALTSVLERHGATVVYAENGREGIEQLGRHDDVALVLMDIMMPEMDGWATTSAIRRMPQFADLPIIALTAKVMRGDREKSIASGASDYVPKPVDVDRLLERLRGWLLRRRGEGSSGSLEGS
- a CDS encoding PP2C family protein-serine/threonine phosphatase, with amino-acid sequence MTVTTQAVLAASFPPGEEAVPAATRFTREVMTAWAAMSISGDAERVIAELVAQVADGPFQVRWVHEGGTVRAEVAQHVAEHGGPWREPVHGVREWGVRSDGELRTHWTRLELPGGAAHPEEEIDAGFSRSPDWLGFLADASDLLAGTLDPDMVPAIIAQIVVPRIATWCAVYTPDQEGGPLRLAYLWHADESELDVLRARLAEVEVPVGDGPAASVLPLEDWQALALPLFARGRGLGVMCLGRRDRFPEDLMLLAEDIARRAALAVDNARLYHQQAVANRALQRSLLPPDLPDVPGLDYHVVYEPAGENNAVGGDFYDLFPGPGENTWRFAIGDVCGTGPEAAAVTGLARHTLRLLAREGYGVAAVVGRLNQAILEEGERARFLTLLHGEITVGADGLDLRLVSAGHPEALRLRPGGEVDVVASPQSLLGVFEEATFEAEQVRLAPGEVLLGVTDGVTERRSGDRLLDDDGGLARLLSECTGLSARAVAERIRRAVQDFAPEPSMDDLAILVLRAPGHAA
- a CDS encoding S9 family peptidase; this translates as MKAVERWQARFRAPRMTLPRWARQAPSRAVYRCNTSGTWEIYAWDRVMGTTRQVTERPEGTAYGVLDPTGQWIWWFADNGGDECGVWMRQPWTGGPDEVVHPDVPPGHPAGIALSATGTAAIGRSSREDGFQVLLVRPGTTEPPVELYRHTEAMHVADMSLDGSLIAINHSEDRDARHPSLRVLTSSGRHVADLCDGPGKGVIGLRFAPVPGDRRLLCLHERRGRQEPLVWDPVTGEQREIWIRSPGDVTADWFPDGRALLIICNHRGRTELFRYDLGGGVMSPIPTPHGVIDEAAARLDGTVEYLWSSAAHPPLIRSSQGQVVINPAGPTAPPSVPLEDIDVDGPGGPIHAFVSRPQSGPPPYPTVFLLHSGPAVQDVDAFSPEVAAWVDHGFAVIRVNHRGSTGYGTAWRDALHGEVGHIELADVTAVREWAVARGIADRDRLVLAGTFWGGFLTLLGLGTQPKVWAAGIAAMPIADHAAAYAHEAEGLRACHRALLGGSPDEVPERYRACSPITYVDAVQAPLLVLAGENDPRCPIGQIDDYVAALTARSHPVEVYRYDAGHRTLVVEERIRQMQVRLEFARRHLG
- a CDS encoding putative RNA methyltransferase, with amino-acid sequence MLQDVIDHLACPVCRDGLGLAERTVRCPNGHAFDVARQGYVSLLAGSRGAGTADTPEMVAARERFLAAGHYAPLAARVAGLAAELAGDAPGLVVDAGAGTGYLLARVLDALAPDAAGIALDISKHAIRRAARAHPRIGAVVADVWRPLPVRDGRAALVTNVFAPRNGPEFARVLAPGGALLVVTPGPGHLGGLVDALGLLSVDQEKERRLAASLSRFFTIITEVTEEISLTLDHDAVEAMVRMGPSAHHVDPAALRRRIGDLPDPSVVPGLFRITIWKPNRGI